ATCACCATCTAATTTAGTCAGAACAACACCGTCGAAATTTAAAGCTTCGTTGAAGGCTTTTGCTGTATTTACGGCATCTTGACCGGTCATTGAATCTACTACGAACAGGGTTTCGTTCGGTTTAATGAAATAATGAACAGATTTAATTTCGTTCATCATCTGCTCATCAATCGCCAAACGACCTGCCGTATCGACAATCACAACATCGTGACCATTTTCTTTCGCAAATTTAACGGCATTTTCAGCGATTGAGGAAGGATTTACGGCACCTTCTTCCGTATAAACAGGAATTCCGGTTTGTGATCCTAATACTTTCAACTGCTCAATTGCCGCGGGACGATAGACATCACACGCAACCAAAAGCGGTTTTTTATTTCTTTTCTGTTTTAAATAATTGGCTAATTTTCCGGAGAAGGTTGTTTTACCGGAACCTTGCAAACCTGCAATTAAGATTACACTTGGTTTCCCGGAAAGATTAATTCCTTCATGAGTTGAACCCATTAATTCAACCAATTCGTCGTGAACGATTTTGGTCATTAGTTGTCCGGGCGTTAAACTGGTCAGTACATTTTGACCCAGTGCTTTGTCCTGAACTCTCTTGGTGAGGTCTTTCGCTACTTTGTAATTAACGTCGGCATCAACCAATGCACGGCGAATTTCCTTTACCGTTTCTGCAACGTTGATTTCTGAAATCTTCCCGCGCCCTGAAATATTGTGAAGCGCTTTGTCTAATTTATCCTGTAAGCTATTGAACATAATTTATCTTTAAGATTTGCAAAAATAAGGAATTTCATTCAATTATCGTAAAGTTGCTTATTTTTGCGCTATGAATATTGTAAATATAATTTTATTATTCCTTTCCGCTACTTTTTTAAATGTAGTACTTTTTTACATTTTTAAAAAATATTTGATGAAAACTTCCAATCCGGGCCTATTGTTTTTAATGATCAATATTTTTAAAGACATCGTATGGGTAGGGTATTGGCTCGGTAAATTAGAGACCACTCAAAACAATTTCCTATTATTAATAGGAGTCTTTCTTGTAACTTCCTTCTTCCTGTATTTTAAAGTAATTCGCTTATTAAATCGTTCCTGAAAATTAACTGATAAAAATCAATTTTTTGTATTGGTAAGTTTTAATAATTTCAATATATTTGCAAACCGATAAATTTGACCTATGAACAAGAGAATTTCTTCTTTATTTTTCGTTTTATTTCTAACACTTTCAGGTGTTTTCACTTATGCACAGCATGAGGTTGAAGCCAAGCCTACTGAAAGTTTGGAGCAAAAAATCCAAGAGGATAATCAAAAATTTGATGCGAAGAGTATGATCATGAGTCACATCAGCGATGCGAATGAGTGGCATATCCTAACATTAAATGAAGGAACGCCTGAAGAAAACCATGTTTCTATTCCTTTGCCGGTTATCATTAAAGACAAAAGGGGCCTTCACATGTTCATGTCTAGTGCGATAGCACATGGGCACGAGCACGATGGTTATACTTTAGAAAATGGAATTGTAAAATCTACACAAGGTTTAGAGCAGGCAAAATTATTCTCTTTACTAAGCGGAAAACATAATTCAGACAACGCGTTTTATGATTTTTCGATCACGAAAAACGTTGCAGCGATCTTTATCTCCATCTTCTTTATGTTCCTTGTTTTTATTGGAATGGCAAGAGGATATTCAAAATCATTAGTACCAAGTGGATTCGGAAGATTCATGGAACCTGTTATTCTTTTTATTAGAGACGAAGTAGCGATCCCGAATATTGGAGCAAAAAAATATAAAAAATACATGCCTTATTTATTGACTGTATTTTTCTTTATCTGGTTTAACAATATGTTTGGTTTAATTCCATTTGCGCCATTTGGTTATAACTTAACTGGTAACATCGCAACAACAGCTGTTTTAGCAATTATTACTTTATTAATTACTCTATTCAGTGCCAATAAAGATTATTGGAAACATATCTTCATGCCACCAGTGCCATTATTATTGTACCCAATTATGGTTCCAATTGAAATCATCGGTATATTCACGAAGCCATTTGCCTTAATGATGCGTCTCTTTGCTAATATTACAGCTGGACACATTATGGTATTAGCGATCATGTCTTTAATATTTATTTTTAAAACACCACTTTTAGGATTCGCTTCAGTTCCACTTGGATTATTCATCGGAATGTTGGAAATATTAGTAGCAGCTTTACAGGCCTATATCTTTACCGTTCTTTCAGCTTTGTTTATTGGAATGGCAGTTCAAGAGCACGAACATGAAGGAGCACATTAATTAATTTAGAATATTTTTAACCTTTATATATTTTTATTATGGAAGAGATTTCACAAGGAGTAGGACTTATTTACGTAGGAATCGGTTTAGCAGTATTAGGCGTTGGTCTAGGTATTGGTAAAATCGGTGGACATGCAATGGATGCTATTGCAAGACAACCAGAGCAAGCAGGTAAAATCCAGGGAGCAATGCTTATTGCTGCAGGACTTATCGAGGGTGCTGGTTTGATCGCGATCATCTTTGGAGCGTTCGTTAAGTAAGAAACCTCAGAAACTAGTTCTTAGCAGCGCGGTTGGCTCTGCTAAGAATTTTTTAACTTCCATAAAGAAAAAAAATTACAAAAAATTACTATTATGATAGAACCGGGAATTGGCTTATTGTTTTGGATGACTTTAACCTTTGTGATCCTTTTATTTTTATTAGCAAAGTTCGCGTGGAAACCAATTTTAAGTGCTATTAACGAAAGAGAAGTTACGATCGTAGATTCCCTTAATCAAGCTAAATTGGCAAAACAAGAAGTTGAAAACTTGAAAGCTGAAAACGAAATCATCATCCGTGAAGCTAAGGTAGAGCGTGATCAAATTTTGAAAGAAGCCAGAGAAATTAAAGACAGAATTGTAGGTGAGGCTAAAGATGTAGCAAAAGCGGAAGCAGACAAAATAATTGAATCAGCAAGACACACCATCCAGGCAGAAAAATCTGCTGCTGTAGCTGATATCAAAAACCAAATTGGAGCTTTATCTGTAAACATCGCGGAATCTATTTTGAAACAAAAATTAGATAACGATGGTGCACAGGATGAATTAGTAGCAAATATCCTTAATACTTCTAACTTAAACTAGGATGCGTACAAGTAAAGTTGCAAAAAGATATGCACAAGGTTTACTTAATTTTACCCAGGAAGCAGGACTTACAACTTCTGTTTTTGGGGAGATGAAGGACCTGGTGAATACCATCGAAAAATCGAAAGAGCTGCAAAGCTTTTTTACTTCTCCGATTATAGAGGTGAAGAAGAAAATCAGTGTTTCGGCAGAGATTTTTAAAAGCTTTTCTCCTGTGACTAAGAATTTAATTCAGTTGGTCATTAAGCATGGTAGAGAAGGACAATTGAGCAATATTGGTCAGGAATTCATTAACAAAGTGGAAGACATGAACGGAGTGCAAAGAATTACTTTGACTTCTGCAACGGCACTTTCTCAGGAGAATATTGATAATATCCTTAAATCAACAACCCTTGTTAATCATAATAACCAGTTCGATGTAAAATCAATTATCAATCCTGAAATTTTGGGAGGATATATATTACGGGTTGGCGATCAACAAATAGATGCATCGGTGAAATCAAAATTAAACCGATTGAATAAAGAATTTCAATTAAATTAAGACAAAAACAACCATAAAATGGCAGAAATAAATCCGGCAGAAGTATCTGCAATTCTAAAACAGCAGCTCGCTAATTTCGATACACAGTCGAATGTTGAAGAGGTAGGAACGGTATTAACCATCGGTGATGGTATCGCTTTAGTGTACGGTTTAGAAAATGTTCAGTACGGTGAATTGGTAAAATTCCAAAGCGGTGTTGAAGGAATCGTTCTTAACCTTGCTGAAGATAACGTTGGGGTTGCTCTCTTGGGTGAATCCAAATTAGTTAAGGAAGGAGACACCGTAAACAGAACCCAAAGAATTTCCTCTATTAAAGTAGGAGAAGGAATGTTGGGTAGAGTAGTTGATACTTTAGGAAATCCAATTGATGGTAAAGGACCTATTTCTGGTGAAACTTACGAGATGCCTTTGGAAAGAAAAGCGCCGGGAGTAATTTTTCGTCAGCCGGTAACTGAGCCATTACAAACTGGTATTGTTGCGATCGACTCCATGATTCCTGTTGGTAGAGGACAAAGAGAGCTTATCATTGGTGACCGCCAAACTGGTAAAACAGTGGTAGCGATTGATACGATCATTAATCAAA
This DNA window, taken from Kaistella carnis, encodes the following:
- the atpB gene encoding F0F1 ATP synthase subunit A, with amino-acid sequence MNKRISSLFFVLFLTLSGVFTYAQHEVEAKPTESLEQKIQEDNQKFDAKSMIMSHISDANEWHILTLNEGTPEENHVSIPLPVIIKDKRGLHMFMSSAIAHGHEHDGYTLENGIVKSTQGLEQAKLFSLLSGKHNSDNAFYDFSITKNVAAIFISIFFMFLVFIGMARGYSKSLVPSGFGRFMEPVILFIRDEVAIPNIGAKKYKKYMPYLLTVFFFIWFNNMFGLIPFAPFGYNLTGNIATTAVLAIITLLITLFSANKDYWKHIFMPPVPLLLYPIMVPIEIIGIFTKPFALMMRLFANITAGHIMVLAIMSLIFIFKTPLLGFASVPLGLFIGMLEILVAALQAYIFTVLSALFIGMAVQEHEHEGAH
- the ffh gene encoding signal recognition particle protein, which translates into the protein MFNSLQDKLDKALHNISGRGKISEINVAETVKEIRRALVDADVNYKVAKDLTKRVQDKALGQNVLTSLTPGQLMTKIVHDELVELMGSTHEGINLSGKPSVILIAGLQGSGKTTFSGKLANYLKQKRNKKPLLVACDVYRPAAIEQLKVLGSQTGIPVYTEEGAVNPSSIAENAVKFAKENGHDVVIVDTAGRLAIDEQMMNEIKSVHYFIKPNETLFVVDSMTGQDAVNTAKAFNEALNFDGVVLTKLDGDTRGGAALTIRSVVEKPIKFISTGEKMEALDVFYPERMADRILGMGDVVSLVERAQEQFDEEEAKKLHKKIAKNEFGFDDFLKQINQIKKMGNMKDLMGMIPGVGKAIKDVDIQDDAFKHIEAIIYSMTPEERRRPSIINTQRKNRIAKGAGRKIEDVNALMKQFDQMGKMMKMMQGPQGKQMMEMMSKGMPKVPGMGGNLFGR
- the atpF gene encoding F0F1 ATP synthase subunit B, coding for MIEPGIGLLFWMTLTFVILLFLLAKFAWKPILSAINEREVTIVDSLNQAKLAKQEVENLKAENEIIIREAKVERDQILKEAREIKDRIVGEAKDVAKAEADKIIESARHTIQAEKSAAVADIKNQIGALSVNIAESILKQKLDNDGAQDELVANILNTSNLN
- a CDS encoding ATP synthase F0 subunit C, whose translation is MEEISQGVGLIYVGIGLAVLGVGLGIGKIGGHAMDAIARQPEQAGKIQGAMLIAAGLIEGAGLIAIIFGAFVK
- the atpH gene encoding ATP synthase F1 subunit delta, translated to MRTSKVAKRYAQGLLNFTQEAGLTTSVFGEMKDLVNTIEKSKELQSFFTSPIIEVKKKISVSAEIFKSFSPVTKNLIQLVIKHGREGQLSNIGQEFINKVEDMNGVQRITLTSATALSQENIDNILKSTTLVNHNNQFDVKSIINPEILGGYILRVGDQQIDASVKSKLNRLNKEFQLN